Proteins from a genomic interval of Periophthalmus magnuspinnatus isolate fPerMag1 chromosome 11, fPerMag1.2.pri, whole genome shotgun sequence:
- the eif3i gene encoding eukaryotic translation initiation factor 3 subunit I yields MKPILLQGHERSITQIKYNREGDLLFSVAKDTVANVWYSVNGERLGTYNGHTGAVWCVDCDWDTKSVLTGSADNSCRLWDCETGKQMALLNTNSAVRTCGFDFSGNIIMFSTDKQMGYQCFLNFYDLRDPQQIDDNQPYLSLPCNDTKVTSAAWGPLGEFVIAGHENGEISQYSSKSGEVLKKAKEHSRHINDLQLSVDLTMFISASKDCTAKLFDSMSLEHIKTFKTERPVNSAAISPIMDHVVMGGGQEAMDVTTTSTRIGKFEARFFHAAYEEEFGRVKGHFGPINCVAFHPDGKSYSSGGEDGYVRIHYFDPQYFDFELEA; encoded by the exons ATG AAGCCCATCCTGCTGCAGGGACATGAGCGCTCCATCACCCAGATCAAGTACAACCGAGAGGGAGACCTGCTGTTCTCTGTGGCTAAAGACACA GTGGCCAATGTGTGGTACTCGGTGAACGGCGAACGACTCGGGACTTACAACGGACACACAGGAGCCGTGTGGTGTGTGGACTGTGACT GGGACACAAAAAGTGTGTTGACGGGCTCCGCAGACAACAGCTGCAGACTGTGGGACTGTGAGACTG GGAAACAGATGGCTCTGCTCAACACCAACTCCGCCGTCAGGACGTGCGGCTTCGACTTCAGTGGAAACATCATCATGTTCTccacagacaagcagatgggcTACCAGTGTTTCCTCAACTTCTACGACCTGAGGGACCCGCAGCAGATCG ACGACAACCAGCCGTACCTGAGCCTCCCCTGTAACGACACAAAGGTCACGAGCGCGGCGTGGGGCCCCCTGGGGGAGTTTGTGATCGCAGGCCACGAGAACGGAGAGATCAGCCAGTAcagttcaaag TCGGGGGAGGTCCTGAAGAAGGCCAAGGAGCACAGCCGACACATCAACGACCTTCAGCTCTCTGTGGACCTCACCATGTTCATCAGTGCCTCCAAAGACTGCACGGCGAAG CTGTTTGACTCCATGTCTCTGGAGCACATAAAGACCTTCAAGACGGAGAGACCCGTGAACTCGGCCGCAATTTCCCCCATCATGGATCAC GTGGTGATGGGCGGTGGTCAAGAAGCCATGGACGTCACAACAACATCCACCAGGATTGGAAAGTTCGAGGCCAG GTTCTTCCACGCGGCTTATGAGGAGGAGTTCGGCCGAGTGAAGGGTCATTTTGGTCCCATTAACTGTGTGGCCTTTCACCCAGATGGAAAGAG TTACAGCAGCGGTGGAGAGGATGGTTACGTCAGAATTCATTACTTTGACCCACAGTACTTCGACTTTGAGCTGGAAGCGTAA
- the hdac1 gene encoding histone deacetylase 1 isoform X1 — MALSQGTKKKVCYYYDGDVGNYYYGQGHPMKPHRIRMTHNLLLNYGLYRKMEIYRPHKASGEEMTKYHSDDYIKFLRSIRPDNMSEYSKQMQRFNVGEDCPVFDGLFEFCQLSTGGSVAGAVKLNKQQTDIAINWAGGLHHAKKSEASGFCYVNDIVLAILELLKYHQRVLYIDIDIHHGDGVEEAFYTTDRVMTVSFHKYGEYFPGTGDLRDIGAGKGKYYAVNYPLRDGIDDESYEAIFKPIMAKVMEMYQPSAVVLQCGADSLSGDRLGCFNLTIKGHAKCVEYIKSFNLPLLMLGGGGYTIRNVARCWTYETAVALDSSIPNELPYNDYFEYFGPDFKLHISPSNMTNQNTNEYLEKIKQRLFENLRMLPHAPGVQMQAIPEDAVHPDSGDEEEEEDPDKRVSIRAHDKRIACEEEFSDSEDEAEGQGGGRRNAANHKKAKRVKKEEEKEGEEKKEVKEEEKEEEKMDTSGPKEEVKST, encoded by the exons ATGGCGCTGTCTCAAggaacaaagaaaaaagtttgctactactacgacg GTGATGTCGGGAATTATTATTACGGCCAGGGTCATCCCATGAAGCCTCACAGAATCCGCATGACGCACAACCTCCTCCTGAACTATGGCCTCTACAGGAAAATGGAGATCTAC AGACCGCACAAAGCCAGCGGCGAGGAGATGACCAAATACCACAGTGACGATTACATAAAGTTCCTGAGGTCCATCCGACCGGACAACATGTCTGAATACAGCAAACAGATGCAGAGAT TTAACGTTGGCGAGGACTGTCCCGTGTTCGATGGACTCTTTGAATTCTGCCAGCTCTCCACAGGCGGCTCAGTGG CTGGAGCCGTGAAGCTGAACAAACAGCAGACGGACATCGCCATAAACTGGGCCGGTGGACTTCATCACGCCAAGAAATCTGAAGCCTCGGGGTTTTGCTACGTCAACGACATCGTCCTGGCAATTCTGGAGTTATTAAA GTATCATCAGAGAGTGCTCTACATAGACATAGACATTCATCACGGTGATGGGGTGGAGGAGGCGTTCTACACCACAGACCGGGTCATGACCGTGTCCTTCCACAAATACGGAGAGTATTTCCCTGGAACCGGAGACTTGAGG GACATCGGAGCGGGAAAAGGGAAGTACTACGCCGTGAACTACCCTCTCCGGGACGGCATCGATGACGAGTCGTATGAAGCCATCTTCAAACCg ATCATGGCCAAAGTGATGGAGATGTACCAGCCGAGCGCCGTCGTCCTTCAGTGCGGAGCAGACTCTCTCTCTGGAGACAGACTGGGCTGTTTCAATCTGACCATCAAAG GTCATGCCAAGTGCGTGGAGTACATCAAAAGTTTCAACCTCCCTCTGCTGATGCTGGGCGGAGGCGGCTACACCATCCGAAACGTGGCTCGCTGCTGGACGTACGAGACCGCCGTCGCTCTGGACTCCTCCATCCCCAACGAGCTCCCCTACAACGACTACTTCGAGTACTTCGGCCCGGACTTCAAACTGcacatcagcccctccaacatGACCAACCAGAACACCAACGAGTACCTGGAGAAGATCAAACAGCGCCTGTTTGAAAACCTGCGCATGCTCCCGCACGCCCCCGGAGTCCAGATGCAGGCCATCCCAGAGGACGCAGTGCACCCGGATAgcggagacgaggaggaggaggaagatccCGACAAACGAGTTTCCA TCCGAGCTCACGATAAGCGGATCGCCTGTGAAGAGGAGTTCTCCGACTCTGAGGACGAGGCGGAGGGTCAGGGAGGAGGCCGCAGGAACGCAGCCAATCACAAGAAGGCCAAACGagtgaagaaagaggaggagaaggaaggagaggagaagaaag AGgtaaaagaggaagagaaggaggaagaaaagaTGGACACGTCTGG ACCAAAAGAGGAGGTGAAGTCGACTTGA
- the marcksl1b gene encoding MARCKS-related protein 1-B has product MGSQSSKGEVSTESAAAADAAAVKTNGQENGHVKSNGDVSKADGEAAATNGSADAAKEPEAGAGGDAIEPAPAADGEAAKADGDGATKETPKKKKKKFSLKKSFNFKINLKKKKSGAKEEAAAAPEEKEEKEEEEKKEEVKEEAADTPAAAAAEAPKTEEAPKAEEAPKEEAPKEAAAPAPEPTKPTEESSSTPAPSEKKE; this is encoded by the exons ATGGGGTCCCAGTCATCCAAAGGAGAGGTGTCCACAGAGAGCGCGGCGGCTGCGGACGCTGCGGCCGTCAAGACCAACGGACAG GAGAATGGACATGTGAAATCAAACGGGGACGTCTCCAAGGCCGACGGAGAAGCCGCCGCCACCAACGGCTCCGCTGATGCGGCCAAGGAGCCGGAGGCGGGCGCGGGAGGCGACGCCATCGAGCCCGCGCCCGCCGCGGACGGCGAGGCCGCCAAAGCCGACGGAGACGGAGCTACTAAAGAAACccccaagaagaagaagaagaagttctCCCTCAAGAAATCCTTCAACTTCAAGATCaacctgaagaagaagaagagcggCGCCAAGGAGGAGGCGGCCGCTGCCccggaggagaaagaagagaaggaggaggaggagaagaaggaggaggtgaaggaggaggccGCAGACACTCCCGCCGCTGCGGCCGCTGAGGCTCCTAAGACCGAGGAGGCTCCTAAGGCCGAGGAGGCCCCTAAAGAGGAGGCTCCTAAAGAGGCAGCCGCTCCCGCCCCCGAGCCCACAAAACCCACAGAGGAGAGCAGCTCGACCCCCGCTCCCTCTGAAAAGAAAGAGTGA